From Chryseobacterium salivictor, a single genomic window includes:
- a CDS encoding FadR/GntR family transcriptional regulator has product MKLDLITKKENQTTQQEIIAKIRELINFKNLEPGDKLPSERMLSEKFGVSRSNVRDAIQKLEFYGILKSIAQSGTFIANIRRIAINGMIDDILRLDEPDFKSLVETRILLELKTVKLAALRRTDEDIKNIEAALNAYTQKVLAGEDAVQEDLLFHLAIAKACGNSTINTFMLTITPEIISYFNSMPVCDENQQITAIKEHEAIFAAIKDQDPQEGKLKMKEHFKVLYKFCYDKS; this is encoded by the coding sequence ATGAAATTAGATTTAATTACAAAAAAGGAAAATCAAACCACCCAACAAGAAATCATCGCTAAAATTAGAGAATTAATCAACTTTAAAAATCTTGAACCTGGCGATAAACTTCCTTCGGAAAGAATGTTATCTGAAAAATTTGGGGTATCACGCAGTAATGTCAGGGATGCAATACAAAAATTAGAATTTTACGGAATTTTAAAATCAATTGCGCAGAGCGGAACCTTTATTGCGAATATCCGTAGAATTGCGATTAACGGGATGATTGATGATATTCTGCGCTTAGATGAGCCAGATTTCAAATCGCTGGTGGAAACAAGAATCCTTTTAGAATTAAAAACCGTAAAACTTGCCGCTTTAAGAAGAACGGATGAAGATATTAAAAATATAGAAGCAGCCCTAAATGCTTATACGCAAAAAGTTTTAGCAGGCGAAGATGCTGTTCAAGAGGATTTACTTTTCCATTTGGCCATTGCAAAAGCCTGTGGCAACAGCACTATTAATACCTTTATGTTAACGATAACACCGGAAATTATTTCCTATTTTAACAGTATGCCGGTGTGCGACGAAAACCAGCAAATTACCGCTATTAAGGAACATGAGGCTATTTTCGCTGCGATAAAGGACCAGGATCCGCAAGAAGGAAAATTGAAAATGAAAGAACATTTTAAAGTTCTTTATAAATTCTGTTACGATAAAAGTTAA
- a CDS encoding bifunctional 4-hydroxy-2-oxoglutarate aldolase/2-dehydro-3-deoxy-phosphogluconate aldolase, with protein sequence MSNIQKVSDAVVKQGILPLYFNADETVTIETLRAIYRAGIRAVEYTNRGEAALNNFKKMVETRNSEMQDLLLGIGTIKNLQQAKDFVEAGADFFISPGFVPEVADFLIKQDKFYSPGCMTPTEIIASENAGVKFIKLFPGNMLGPDFLSGIKDIFPNLLFMPTGGVDTTRENIEGWFNAGVSAVGMGSKLISKKLMAEKDYETIESETKKVLLLLAELR encoded by the coding sequence ATGAGCAATATTCAGAAAGTTTCCGATGCGGTAGTAAAGCAGGGAATCTTGCCCTTATATTTCAATGCCGATGAAACGGTAACTATAGAAACCCTACGCGCGATTTACCGCGCCGGAATCCGTGCTGTAGAATACACCAACCGTGGTGAAGCCGCTTTGAATAATTTCAAAAAAATGGTGGAAACCAGAAATTCCGAAATGCAGGATCTCCTTTTGGGAATCGGTACCATCAAAAACCTTCAGCAGGCTAAAGATTTTGTGGAAGCCGGCGCTGATTTCTTTATCAGTCCGGGATTTGTACCCGAAGTGGCAGATTTCCTGATCAAACAGGACAAATTCTACAGCCCGGGCTGTATGACACCCACTGAAATCATCGCGTCAGAAAATGCAGGCGTGAAGTTTATCAAACTTTTCCCCGGAAATATGCTCGGGCCTGATTTTTTAAGCGGAATAAAAGATATCTTCCCGAATCTGCTATTTATGCCGACAGGCGGCGTGGATACTACCCGTGAAAACATTGAAGGATGGTTCAATGCCGGCGTGTCAGCAGTAGGAATGGGAAGTAAGCTGATTAGCAAAAAGTTAATGGCAGAAAAAGATTATGAAACCATTGAATCTGAAACTAAAAAAGTACTGCTATTACTTGCGGAATTGAGGTAA
- a CDS encoding YhcH/YjgK/YiaL family protein: MIIDSLHNAEKYSGLHPLFSRAFQFIQENDLMALPDGTIQIEEGLKVIVSQKTGKTAEESLKKFECHNTNIDIQVCVKGHETIGWKPRETCVSPKGEYDPAKDVLFFEDQPDTFFSLKDRQFVIFYPDDVHAPMIGEDEIRKLVFKVKI; this comes from the coding sequence ATGATTATAGATTCACTACATAACGCGGAGAAATATTCCGGCCTGCATCCTTTATTTTCCAGAGCTTTTCAATTTATTCAGGAAAATGATCTGATGGCATTGCCTGACGGAACCATTCAGATCGAAGAAGGACTGAAAGTAATTGTCAGCCAGAAAACGGGAAAAACCGCAGAAGAAAGTTTAAAGAAATTTGAATGTCACAATACCAATATCGATATTCAGGTTTGTGTAAAAGGTCATGAAACCATCGGATGGAAACCCCGCGAAACCTGCGTTTCACCCAAAGGCGAATATGATCCGGCAAAGGATGTTCTCTTTTTTGAGGACCAGCCTGATACGTTTTTCAGTTTGAAAGACCGCCAGTTTGTGATTTTTTATCCGGATGATGTCCATGCACCGATGATTGGTGAGGATGAAATCAGAAAATTAGTATTTAAAGTAAAAATTTAA
- a CDS encoding sugar kinase, translating into MSKVVTFGEIMLRLAPQGFLRFSQADNFDVVYGGGESNVAVSLANYGIPVDFVTRLPKNDIGQCAMMEMRKRGVGVDKIVWGGDRLGIYFLETGAVSRGSKVVYDRAHSAMAEIQPGMVNWEEVFAGAEWFHWTGITPAISQSSADVCLEAVKAASKLGLTISTDLNYRAKLWKFGGDREKIMTELTSYCDIILGNEEDAEMHFGIKPDGAAVQTHGHDVKAEAFLSVCQQMMEKFPKAKKVITTLRGSISASHNTWAGVLYDGKEMLQTRQYQITDIVDRVGGGDSFMGGLIYGLLTYPDDDQNALDFAVAASCLKHTIKGDANLVTVDEVTKLMGGDASGRVAR; encoded by the coding sequence ATGAGTAAAGTAGTAACATTTGGTGAGATTATGTTGAGATTGGCACCACAGGGATTTTTAAGATTTTCACAGGCAGATAATTTTGATGTCGTTTACGGCGGTGGCGAATCCAATGTGGCGGTATCATTGGCCAATTATGGTATTCCTGTTGATTTTGTAACCCGTTTACCGAAAAATGATATCGGCCAGTGCGCGATGATGGAAATGCGCAAAAGAGGCGTTGGAGTTGATAAAATTGTTTGGGGTGGAGACCGTTTGGGAATTTATTTTCTTGAAACCGGTGCTGTTTCCAGAGGAAGCAAAGTGGTTTACGACAGAGCCCATTCTGCAATGGCTGAAATTCAGCCGGGAATGGTGAACTGGGAAGAGGTTTTTGCCGGAGCGGAGTGGTTTCACTGGACCGGAATTACGCCGGCGATTTCCCAAAGTTCTGCTGATGTATGTCTGGAAGCTGTAAAAGCTGCGAGCAAACTCGGACTTACCATTTCTACCGATCTTAATTACAGAGCTAAACTTTGGAAATTCGGTGGTGACAGAGAAAAAATCATGACTGAACTTACCTCCTACTGCGACATCATCCTCGGAAACGAAGAAGATGCAGAAATGCATTTCGGTATCAAACCCGATGGTGCAGCAGTTCAGACTCACGGGCACGACGTAAAAGCAGAAGCGTTTTTATCAGTTTGTCAGCAAATGATGGAAAAGTTCCCGAAAGCCAAAAAAGTAATTACCACGCTTCGGGGTTCCATTTCCGCTTCCCACAACACCTGGGCCGGAGTTTTATATGATGGAAAAGAAATGTTGCAGACCCGCCAATATCAGATCACAGATATCGTTGACCGTGTTGGTGGTGGAGATTCTTTCATGGGCGGATTGATTTACGGATTATTAACTTATCCTGATGATGATCAGAACGCGTTAGATTTCGCTGTAGCTGCTTCCTGCCTTAAACATACCATTAAAGGTGATGCCAATCTGGTGACCGTAGATGAGGTGACCAAACTGATGGGCGGCGATGCTTCCGGACGTGTGGCAAGATAA
- a CDS encoding polysaccharide lyase family 7 protein, with amino-acid sequence MKLPNRFIPFILCGTLLLSLSLNCSAQGKKEKTAKPVSIDLSHWSVTTPELDPATGKVTNVEPPQILNYANNDLLKKNMYNDPKTGALVFYAYPSEGKTANTSFSRSELREQMVPGNNNINWTFKQGGTLKAEMAMGEVSREGAGQYSKVIILQIHGRLTDEQKKLIGQKDHNAPPVLKILWQNGKIRIKTKVLKNPNATYEEMLQTDAWTDDEGYNFKEKVDFNKFTLEVKVKEGRMAITLNNDETKVYENESLRKWNVFENYFKAGNYFQSKEPGTFAKVNIYKLSVSH; translated from the coding sequence ATGAAATTACCAAACAGATTCATTCCGTTTATTTTGTGTGGAACCCTTTTACTTTCACTGTCATTAAACTGCTCCGCGCAGGGTAAGAAGGAAAAAACCGCTAAACCGGTTTCAATAGATTTAAGCCATTGGAGCGTCACCACACCGGAACTGGATCCGGCAACCGGCAAAGTGACCAATGTTGAGCCGCCGCAAATCCTGAATTACGCCAATAATGATTTGCTCAAAAAGAATATGTATAACGACCCGAAAACGGGAGCACTGGTATTCTATGCCTACCCGAGCGAAGGTAAAACGGCCAATACCTCGTTTTCCCGCTCGGAACTGAGAGAACAGATGGTGCCGGGTAATAATAATATAAACTGGACCTTCAAACAGGGCGGTACGCTGAAAGCTGAAATGGCTATGGGCGAAGTGAGCAGAGAAGGCGCGGGCCAATACAGTAAAGTAATCATTTTACAGATTCACGGAAGATTAACCGATGAGCAAAAAAAACTGATCGGTCAGAAAGATCATAACGCACCGCCGGTTTTAAAAATCCTGTGGCAAAACGGTAAAATCAGAATAAAAACAAAAGTGCTGAAAAATCCAAACGCAACTTATGAAGAAATGCTTCAGACCGATGCGTGGACCGATGACGAAGGCTACAATTTTAAAGAAAAAGTAGATTTCAATAAATTTACTCTTGAAGTGAAAGTGAAAGAAGGCAGAATGGCCATCACCCTGAACAACGACGAGACCAAGGTTTATGAAAATGAAAGTCTGAGAAAATGGAACGTTTTTGAAAACTATTTTAAAGCCGGAAATTATTTCCAGTCCAAAGAACCGGGAACTTTTGCAAAAGTTAATATCTATAAGCTGTCGGTTTCCCACTAA